The window CACATGCCGTACGTCGCGGAGCATTGGCACAGTGACGTGACCTTCGAGCGCCAGCCGCCACTGGGCTCCGTCCTCCGCGGCCTGGTCATACCCGAGGCTGGCGGCGATACGATGTGGGCGAGCATGTACGCAGCGTACGACGCGCTGTCGTCGGCGATGCAACGGCTGCTCGGGGAGCTGCGCGCCAAACACGACGGCGGCACCTTCCTCGCCGTCGCCACTGCCGAACAGAAACAGAAGCTGGAGCAAGATCAGACCGCCGTGCACCCGGTGATTCGCACGCATCCGGTGACGGGCCGCAAGGGCATCTACGTCAACGCCTCGTTCACCAAGCGCATCGAAGGGATGAAGCGCAAGGAGAGCGATGCGCTGTTGCACTTCCTCTGCGAGCACGTCACCTCGCCGGAGTTCACCTGCCGCTTCCGCTGGCGCCCGAACTCGATCGCGATGTGGGACAACCGCTGCACGCAGCACCGAGTGGTGACCGACAACGTCCGCGCTCATCGCCGCATGGAACGCGTCACGATCTGCGGCGACGCGCCGTTTTGATAGTCGCCTTGTCGGACCCTGACGCGGTCCTCACGGACGATGTGGAGAGACCGTGACCCCCCGTCAACTCCGGTGGATGCTGACTGTCCTGGGAGGGTTGGCGCTGGCGCGCGGCGGGGCGTCGATCTTCTCGCGGCCGGAGCAAGAGGTTTTGTACGCGGCCTATACGTTGCCGCCCACGTGTCTGAGCAGCGGCTGTATTACCATCTACACGCTCACCGTCGGCAACACCGGCACTGAAGACCAGGAGCAAGTCCGTGTCCGCCTGCACGACTCTGGGCTGCAGGCGGCAGTCCTTCCACCCACGGTACGAACCTTCGGCAAGGTCGAGCGACCGTTCGCCATGAGCGAGGACGCCGGCGTGCGCACCTACGCGCTCGGCCGCCTGCGGCCCGGTGATCGCGTCGAGCTGTCGTTCGCGTTGCGGACGGCTTCGCCCGCGGCCGCACCGCCGTGGGATGCCATTCTCGCCGGGGTCGATCCGGCTCGCGGCACTGCTCGCGCCGGTGACCCGGCAGCGGTCAGCCTCGGCCGGCTCCTCTATACCGTGTTTGGCGTGCGCTGGTGGTAGCCGAACGCCGCTGACTCGCCACGCAATGTGATCACTGCGTTTGCTTCGCTTCCAGTTCGGCCCAGCGTGCGTACAAGCGATCGACGTGCTCCTGCGCTTCCCGCAGCATTGTGTAGCGTTGGTGCAGCACCGCGGCGTCGGCGGCGACGGAGGGATCGCTGGTCGCCGCGTGGCACGCTTCGAGCGCCTGTTCGGCGGCCAGAATTGTCGCTTCCATCGCAACCCATTCGCGGCGCTCGGTGTACGAGAGGCGCTTGACGCCACTT is drawn from Deltaproteobacteria bacterium and contains these coding sequences:
- the tauD gene encoding taurine dioxygenase; protein product: MTDQRIRVEPIAAALGAEVSGVNLAVAMDADTEREIHAALMQHQVIFFRDQNISAQQHKDFGRRFGELHVHPVLPSLQAEGHPEIVVLESNEHMPYVAEHWHSDVTFERQPPLGSVLRGLVIPEAGGDTMWASMYAAYDALSSAMQRLLGELRAKHDGGTFLAVATAEQKQKLEQDQTAVHPVIRTHPVTGRKGIYVNASFTKRIEGMKRKESDALLHFLCEHVTSPEFTCRFRWRPNSIAMWDNRCTQHRVVTDNVRAHRRMERVTICGDAPF